The following coding sequences lie in one Apium graveolens cultivar Ventura chromosome 3, ASM990537v1, whole genome shotgun sequence genomic window:
- the LOC141711895 gene encoding BEL1-like homeodomain protein 1 isoform X1 — MGTYFHGNSEIQGDGSQTLILMNSGYNHNLGGYSDSTNHQPPPLSNFFFLNSSNSNATTNLRHAPNTDQSTQHFVGIPLSASQEDHPHRPSIVHGQQHEISTLHSFVPPMHHYGLYNQLDLTAAREATPSNQQQQQQQQGLSLSLSSQHPGFGPFRTEDSELPSPAPAISPKSTTNDVQVAQASSSVVSLNGVQSVLLNSKYLKVAQELLYEVANVGKGLQNIDQLGKPGNGNSKTIKGGSTGGEGLSREAQTRSKRSVELTTVERQEVQMKKAKLVNMLDEVEHRYRQYHTQMQLVISWFEQSTGIGSAKPYTALALQTISKQFRCLKDAIMGQIQAASKSLGEEDSLGGKTEGSRLKFVDNQLRQQKALQQLGMIQHNAWRPQRGLPERSVSVLRAWLFEHFLHPYPKDSDKHMLAKQTGLTRSQVSNWFINARVRLWKPMVEEMYMEEIKENQHNGSEGETRKNEAGEKLSSKARASSTNSMENYDTPTSQNARPLISVSTASASPNGLSIRNHSGFSLTGSSEMEEMTRGSPKKQRGTGTLHSLGNVSLRNMEFKPEANNEQLSKKFHTDQRQSRDGFTLIGSPTNYIQGFGSYSIGDIGRFGTEQFSAPYSANGVSLTLGLPHGENLSMSGTSQGFLPEQNIQIGRRLEEGEFGAVDTPTSSHSANIYDNMDIQSRKRLAAQLLPDFVT; from the exons ATGGGGACATACTTTCACGGGAACTCAGAAATCCAAGGCGATGGCTCTCAAACTCTAATTCTCATGAATTCGGGATACAACCACAACCTTGGAGGATACTCTGACAGTACTAATCATCAGCCACCGCCTTTGTCCAACTTCTTCTTCCTTAATTCCTCTAATTCCAATGCTACGACCAATCTAAGGCACGCGCCTAATACTGATCAGTCTACCCAACATTTTGTCGGCATCCCTCTATCAGCCTCACAAGAAGATCATCCACATCGTCCATCCATTGTCCATGGCCAGCAACATGAAATCTCCACCCTCCATAGTTTTGTTCCTCCTATGCATCATTACGGCTTGTACAATCAACTTGATCTCACGGCAGCACGTGAAGCCACGCCTTCAAatcagcagcagcagcagcagcaacaagGTTTGTCCTTGAGCCTATCTTCCCAACACCCTGGTTTTGGACCTTTTAGAACTGAAGATAGTGAACTTCCATCTCCTGCTCCAGCTATTTCTCCAAAAAGTACCACCAACGATGTTCAGGTTGCCCAGGCCTCTTCATCAGTTGTATCCTTGAACGGTGTGCAGAGTGTGCTGTTGAATTCTAAGTACTTGAAGGTTGCTCAAGAGCTTCTTTATGAAGTTGCTAACGTTGGAAAGGGATTGCAGAATATTGATCAATTAGGTAAGCCCGGCAATGGGAACTCAAAGACCATAAAGGGAGGATCGACCGGGGGAGAAGGATTAAGCCGTGAAGCACAAACACGCTCGAAACGCAGTGTTGAGCTCACAACGGTGGAGAGACAAGAGGTTCAGATGAAAAAAGCAAAGCTTGTCAACATGCTTGATGAG GTGGAGCATAGGTACAGGCAATACCACACCCAAATGCAGCTGGTGATATCTTGGTTTGAGCAATCAACTGGCATCGGCTCTGCAAAGCCATACACAGCCTTGGCTCTGCAGACTATCTCCAAGCAATTCCGGTGCCTCAAAGATGCGATAATGGGTCAAATTCAAGCTGCAAGCAAGAGCTTAGGTGAAGAAGATAGTCTAGGAGGGAAAACGGAGGGTTCCAGGCTTAAATTCGTCGATAATCAGCTCAGGCAACAGAAAGCTCTTCAACAATTGGGAATGATCCAGCACAATGCTTGGAGACCCCAGAGAGGGTTGCCAGAACGTTCTGTTTCGGTTCTTCGCGCTTGGTTATTTGAACACTTCCTCCACCC TTATCCCAAGGACTCGGACAAACATATGCTCGCAAAGCAAACAGGGCTTACTAGGAGTCAG GTGTCTAATTGGTTCATAAACGCCCGAGTGCGCCTCTGGAAGCCAATGGTAGAAGAAATGTACATGGAGGAAATCAAGGAGAATCAACATAATGGATCTGAGGGGGAAACTAGAAAAAATGAGGCTGGTGAAAAATTGTCATCAAAAGCTAGAGCTTCAAGTACTAATTCCATGGAAAACTACGATACTCCCACAAGCCAGAATGCCCGGCCATTAATTTCTGTATCTACAGCTTCGGCCTCACCCAATGGACTAAGCATACGAAATCACTCAGGCTTTTCTCTCACTGGATCCTCAGAAATGGAGGAAATGACAAGAGGAAGTCCTAAGAAACAAAGAGGCACCGGGACATTACATTCTTTAGGTAATGTTTCATTGAGGAACATGGAGTTCAAGCCAGAGGCCAACAATGAACAACTGTCTAAGAAATTTCACACTGATCAGAGGCAAAGCAGAGACGGATTTACATTGATAGGAAGTCCAACCAACTACATTCAAGGATTTGGTTCATACTCGATTGGAGATATTGGAAGGTTTGGCACAGAGCAGTTTAGTGCACCTTATTCAGCCAATGGCGTTTCTCTCACTCTTGGTCTCCCACATGGTGAAAACCTCTCTATGTCCGGAACCAGCCAAGGTTTCCTTCCTGAGCAGAACATCCAAATAGGAAGAAGACTGGAAGAGGGTGAGTTCGGAGCTGTAGATACTCCCACATCTTCACATTCAGCAAATATTTATGACAACATGGATATCCAAAGCCGCAAAAGATTAGCAGCACAATTATTGCCCGACTTTGTGACTTAA
- the LOC141711895 gene encoding BEL1-like homeodomain protein 1 isoform X2: MGTYFHGNSEIQGDGSQTLILMNSGYNHNLGGYSDSTNHQPPPLSNFFFLNSSNSNATTNLRHAPNTDQSTQHFVGIPLSASQEDHPHRPSIVHGQQHEISTLHSFVPPMHHYGLYNQLDLTAAREATPSNQQQQQQQQAISPKSTTNDVQVAQASSSVVSLNGVQSVLLNSKYLKVAQELLYEVANVGKGLQNIDQLGKPGNGNSKTIKGGSTGGEGLSREAQTRSKRSVELTTVERQEVQMKKAKLVNMLDEVEHRYRQYHTQMQLVISWFEQSTGIGSAKPYTALALQTISKQFRCLKDAIMGQIQAASKSLGEEDSLGGKTEGSRLKFVDNQLRQQKALQQLGMIQHNAWRPQRGLPERSVSVLRAWLFEHFLHPYPKDSDKHMLAKQTGLTRSQVSNWFINARVRLWKPMVEEMYMEEIKENQHNGSEGETRKNEAGEKLSSKARASSTNSMENYDTPTSQNARPLISVSTASASPNGLSIRNHSGFSLTGSSEMEEMTRGSPKKQRGTGTLHSLGNVSLRNMEFKPEANNEQLSKKFHTDQRQSRDGFTLIGSPTNYIQGFGSYSIGDIGRFGTEQFSAPYSANGVSLTLGLPHGENLSMSGTSQGFLPEQNIQIGRRLEEGEFGAVDTPTSSHSANIYDNMDIQSRKRLAAQLLPDFVT; this comes from the exons ATGGGGACATACTTTCACGGGAACTCAGAAATCCAAGGCGATGGCTCTCAAACTCTAATTCTCATGAATTCGGGATACAACCACAACCTTGGAGGATACTCTGACAGTACTAATCATCAGCCACCGCCTTTGTCCAACTTCTTCTTCCTTAATTCCTCTAATTCCAATGCTACGACCAATCTAAGGCACGCGCCTAATACTGATCAGTCTACCCAACATTTTGTCGGCATCCCTCTATCAGCCTCACAAGAAGATCATCCACATCGTCCATCCATTGTCCATGGCCAGCAACATGAAATCTCCACCCTCCATAGTTTTGTTCCTCCTATGCATCATTACGGCTTGTACAATCAACTTGATCTCACGGCAGCACGTGAAGCCACGCCTTCAAatcagcagcagcagcagcagcaacaag CTATTTCTCCAAAAAGTACCACCAACGATGTTCAGGTTGCCCAGGCCTCTTCATCAGTTGTATCCTTGAACGGTGTGCAGAGTGTGCTGTTGAATTCTAAGTACTTGAAGGTTGCTCAAGAGCTTCTTTATGAAGTTGCTAACGTTGGAAAGGGATTGCAGAATATTGATCAATTAGGTAAGCCCGGCAATGGGAACTCAAAGACCATAAAGGGAGGATCGACCGGGGGAGAAGGATTAAGCCGTGAAGCACAAACACGCTCGAAACGCAGTGTTGAGCTCACAACGGTGGAGAGACAAGAGGTTCAGATGAAAAAAGCAAAGCTTGTCAACATGCTTGATGAG GTGGAGCATAGGTACAGGCAATACCACACCCAAATGCAGCTGGTGATATCTTGGTTTGAGCAATCAACTGGCATCGGCTCTGCAAAGCCATACACAGCCTTGGCTCTGCAGACTATCTCCAAGCAATTCCGGTGCCTCAAAGATGCGATAATGGGTCAAATTCAAGCTGCAAGCAAGAGCTTAGGTGAAGAAGATAGTCTAGGAGGGAAAACGGAGGGTTCCAGGCTTAAATTCGTCGATAATCAGCTCAGGCAACAGAAAGCTCTTCAACAATTGGGAATGATCCAGCACAATGCTTGGAGACCCCAGAGAGGGTTGCCAGAACGTTCTGTTTCGGTTCTTCGCGCTTGGTTATTTGAACACTTCCTCCACCC TTATCCCAAGGACTCGGACAAACATATGCTCGCAAAGCAAACAGGGCTTACTAGGAGTCAG GTGTCTAATTGGTTCATAAACGCCCGAGTGCGCCTCTGGAAGCCAATGGTAGAAGAAATGTACATGGAGGAAATCAAGGAGAATCAACATAATGGATCTGAGGGGGAAACTAGAAAAAATGAGGCTGGTGAAAAATTGTCATCAAAAGCTAGAGCTTCAAGTACTAATTCCATGGAAAACTACGATACTCCCACAAGCCAGAATGCCCGGCCATTAATTTCTGTATCTACAGCTTCGGCCTCACCCAATGGACTAAGCATACGAAATCACTCAGGCTTTTCTCTCACTGGATCCTCAGAAATGGAGGAAATGACAAGAGGAAGTCCTAAGAAACAAAGAGGCACCGGGACATTACATTCTTTAGGTAATGTTTCATTGAGGAACATGGAGTTCAAGCCAGAGGCCAACAATGAACAACTGTCTAAGAAATTTCACACTGATCAGAGGCAAAGCAGAGACGGATTTACATTGATAGGAAGTCCAACCAACTACATTCAAGGATTTGGTTCATACTCGATTGGAGATATTGGAAGGTTTGGCACAGAGCAGTTTAGTGCACCTTATTCAGCCAATGGCGTTTCTCTCACTCTTGGTCTCCCACATGGTGAAAACCTCTCTATGTCCGGAACCAGCCAAGGTTTCCTTCCTGAGCAGAACATCCAAATAGGAAGAAGACTGGAAGAGGGTGAGTTCGGAGCTGTAGATACTCCCACATCTTCACATTCAGCAAATATTTATGACAACATGGATATCCAAAGCCGCAAAAGATTAGCAGCACAATTATTGCCCGACTTTGTGACTTAA
- the LOC141711896 gene encoding BTB/POZ domain-containing protein At3g05675, whose translation MEPAESLSRSANKIGDRSTSDVVVRLRTHDSRDQWIYCHSDILVMNSKYFADRLSENWPTCQILDSRNCVEVYCQDSDFDYHITVLRLFYVHMIHAVTDMCAGVKNALGILRVAVELGCPQIIAACVDYVEAVPWEETEEEEILNIIPSMGSQAEKILARLQPVNPTAIKKIFLSAIRFATSSPPSFLTDLKTSAQEQLEYMLTEDDDVPLLTADEEIKIETKVCIMELLARFENLVLSMLSAEDSVYDICSVLLLQTYLTDLSWACQILIKLELMRELVSSWVEASENVVKVVEQLCPESDTLEIKLKVIEVTAKVLEAIGYGTVIMPTVKRLHMVKVWLPFVRVIKPLTEIPGSDSKDVPILKVDLEIWQSLESAFVSIILALPSGDQAEILTEWLKNKHIRYPDLTEAFEVWCYRSKVANKRLALMGGTNGIGKLV comes from the exons ATGGAGCCCGCT GAAAGTTTATCTAGGAGTGCTAATAAGATAGGAGATCGATCAACCAGTGATGTTGTTGTAAGACTACGAACACACGATAGCCGTGATCAGTGGATATACTGTCATTCCGACATCCTTGTAATGAACAGCAAGTATTTTGCTGACAGATTATCTGAAAATTGGCCCACATGTCAGATCCTGGACTCTCGTAACTGTGTTGAAGTTTACTGCCAAGACTCTGATTTTGACTACCACATTACTGTCCTTCGCCTTTTTTACGTTCATATGATTCATGCAGTAACTGATATGTGCGCCGGTGTTAAAAATGCACTTGGTATTCTCCGTGTAGCCGTGGAGCTTGGATGTCCTCAAATTATTGCCGCTTGTGTGGACTACGTGGAAGCAGTTCCCTGGGAAGAGACGGAGGAGGAagaaattttaaatattataccGAGCATGGGATCACAAGCAGAAAAAATTCTTGCTCGTCTTCAACCTGTGAATCCTACAGCTATAAAGAAAATTTTCCTCTCAGctattcgatttgccacttcaTCCCCTCCTTCATTCCTGACTGACCTAAAAACATCAGCTCAGGAGCAGCTGGAGTACATGCTAACTGAAGATGATGATGTCCCTCTGCTTACTGCCGACGAGGAGATAAAGATAGAAACTAAAGTATGTATCATGGAACTTCTAGCCAGATTTGAAAACCTAGTACTCTCCATGCTGTCAGCAGAAGATTCAGTCTATGATATATGTAGCGTGCTTTTACTTCAAACCTATTTGACAGATTTGTCTTGGGcttgccaaatattgatcaagTTGGAATTAATGAGGGAACTAGTCAGCAGTTGGGTAGAGGCATCTGAAAATGTAGTGAAAGTTGTTGAGCAATTATGTCCAGAAAGTGATACCCTCGAAATCAAGTTAAAGGTTATTGAGGTGACTGCCAAGGTATTAGAGGCAATAGGATATGGCACGGTTATTATGCCTACTGTAAAACGTCTTCACATGGTAAAAGTTTGGCTTCCATTTGTCAGAGTCATTAAACCTTTAACTGAAATTCCTGGAAGTGATAGTAAGGATGTTCCGATCCTGAAAGTGGATTTAGAGATATGGCAATCCTTGGAGTCTGCATTTGTTTCGATAATCCTTGCATTGCCTTcgggagatcaagcagaaatttTGACCGAGTGGTTGAAAAACAAGCATATTAGGTACCCTGACCTAACGGAGGCGTTTGAGGTGTGGTGTTACAGATCTAAGGTTGCCAACAAGAGGCTGGCATTAATGGGAGGCACCAATGGTATTGGGAAACTCGTATAA